A stretch of Patescibacteria group bacterium DNA encodes these proteins:
- a CDS encoding extracellular solute-binding protein, translating to MIKKHWSKILVILLLIVIMTGGFRCKTTSQEVREAMKPVKLIYWGVWDTPEAINFLINDYRVLHPHVSIEYRKLRNEEYEQALKEAWLDERGPDIFAIPITWLEEYKHRLLPLPDKITMPYVQLVGPSCKREEEVVLKTQASLNLGDIRQKFVGTIYDDVVEGEQIYGLPLSLDSLVLYYNRDLLNTAGIPQPPTNWTEFKNQVQKLTFQDEKGNIVQAGVALGTANNVRNATDILSLLMMQNGTPMIQGRKATFNLPSTQREGYYPGEEALRFYTDFANPAKEVYTWNSQMPDSLDAFIEGRVAFYFGYSYDLATIQSRAPKLNFSITTMPQIKDSLQSVNSANYWIQTVYWKTEHANEAWDFIQFMATNEDSIKKYLDVDHRPTALNSLYNQQIEDYDLRPFVKQILTAQTWYNGQNYPVVEEAFKEMINKVLRGEATIKQAILYGVGAVNLTF from the coding sequence ATGATTAAAAAACATTGGAGTAAAATTTTAGTTATTTTATTATTAATCGTTATTATGACGGGTGGATTTAGATGCAAGACAACTTCGCAAGAAGTCAGAGAGGCGATGAAGCCGGTTAAATTAATTTATTGGGGAGTTTGGGACACGCCCGAAGCCATCAATTTTTTAATTAATGATTATCGAGTTTTACATCCGCATGTTTCAATCGAATATAGAAAATTAAGAAACGAAGAATATGAACAAGCCTTAAAAGAAGCTTGGTTAGATGAACGTGGTCCGGATATTTTTGCCATTCCAATTACCTGGTTAGAAGAATATAAACATCGATTATTGCCCTTACCAGATAAAATTACGATGCCATACGTTCAATTGGTTGGACCGTCGTGTAAACGTGAAGAAGAAGTTGTTTTAAAAACTCAAGCTAGTTTAAATTTAGGTGATATTCGCCAAAAATTTGTTGGCACAATTTATGATGATGTGGTTGAGGGCGAGCAGATTTATGGATTACCATTAAGCTTAGATAGCTTAGTTTTATATTATAATCGTGATTTGTTGAATACAGCTGGTATCCCTCAACCACCAACTAATTGGACAGAATTTAAAAATCAAGTTCAAAAATTAACTTTTCAAGATGAAAAGGGCAATATTGTTCAGGCTGGGGTGGCCTTGGGTACGGCTAATAACGTCAGAAACGCGACAGATATTTTATCCCTATTAATGATGCAAAATGGAACACCGATGATTCAAGGCAGAAAGGCGACTTTTAATTTACCCTCAACTCAACGAGAAGGCTATTATCCTGGAGAAGAAGCTTTACGTTTTTATACAGATTTTGCCAATCCAGCTAAGGAAGTTTATACTTGGAATAGTCAAATGCCAGATTCTTTAGACGCTTTTATTGAAGGTCGCGTAGCTTTCTATTTTGGTTATTCGTATGATTTGGCGACTATTCAATCTCGAGCACCTAAGTTGAATTTTAGTATCACTACCATGCCTCAAATTAAAGATAGCTTGCAAAGCGTGAACAGCGCTAATTATTGGATTCAAACGGTTTATTGGAAAACGGAACATGCCAATGAGGCTTGGGATTTTATTCAATTTATGGCGACGAATGAAGATTCGATTAAAAAGTATTTAGATGTTGATCATCGTCCAACGGCTTTGAATAGTTTATATAATCAACAAATTGAGGACTATGATTTGCGACCATTTGTAAAACAAATTTTAACTGCCCAAACTTGGTATAACGGTCAAAATTATCCAGTAGTTGAAGAGGCTTTTAAAGAAATGATTAATAAAGTTTTACGTGGTGAGGCGACGATTAAACAAGCAATTCTATATGGAGTAGGGGCAGTAAATTTAACATTTTAG
- a CDS encoding pilin, giving the protein MISKNYKIIISILLLSLFFLPQVSQAKLLPTPTGSCPNNLSCVDGKCSGTTLECNYTLDDILRGFVDFSEWLLKILGTIALLMFVVGGAMYLTSGGNEEKVKQGTAILKGTITGIIIALLAWTIVHFVLVILNVDPKYQAGLTGAGVSDACGTTPATSGYDCMELTSCNLPSDLDYCRIDNQCYRGMCMSNSSQTVVCCKPLSTCGSGSRQYCFCRENCLGTDEHLSSNDSDCNSGQCCCLNYLP; this is encoded by the coding sequence ATGATATCTAAAAATTATAAAATCATAATTTCAATTCTATTGTTGTCGTTATTTTTTTTACCACAAGTTTCTCAAGCTAAATTATTGCCAACACCAACCGGCAGTTGTCCAAATAATTTAAGTTGTGTTGACGGCAAATGCAGTGGTACTACCTTAGAATGTAATTACACTCTAGATGATATTTTAAGAGGCTTTGTAGATTTTAGTGAGTGGTTATTAAAAATTTTAGGAACCATTGCTCTGCTAATGTTTGTAGTTGGTGGGGCAATGTATTTAACGTCTGGTGGCAATGAAGAAAAAGTCAAACAAGGTACGGCTATTTTAAAGGGAACAATTACGGGTATTATAATTGCTTTATTGGCTTGGACAATTGTGCATTTTGTTTTAGTAATTTTAAATGTAGACCCCAAATATCAAGCCGGTCTAACTGGAGCTGGGGTAAGTGATGCTTGCGGAACCACACCGGCAACATCTGGTTACGATTGTATGGAATTGACTTCATGTAACCTACCTAGTGATTTAGATTATTGTCGGATTGATAATCAATGCTATCGAGGAATGTGTATGAGTAATTCGAGTCAGACGGTTGTGTGTTGTAAGCCGTTATCAACTTGTGGGAGCGGTAGTCGTCAATATTGTTTTTGCCGAGAAAATTGTTTGGGCACGGATGAACATTTGTCGAGCAATGATAGTGATTGTAATTCTGGTCAGTGTTGTTGTTTAAATTATCTTCCATAA
- a CDS encoding pilin, with protein sequence MKIEFKKILIIIFILLILPITVLADNYGLDVTANVAGLKNADIDVMARTEEIINAILGFLGFIMVCLIIYSGFMWMTSTGNEEKITKAKNTLKASIIGFAIIMLAWVIITVVWGVLVGEPIFSGGTGVTGGINVPH encoded by the coding sequence ATGAAAATCGAATTTAAAAAAATATTAATTATAATATTTATTCTATTGATTTTACCAATCACAGTTTTGGCTGATAATTATGGACTTGATGTAACAGCGAACGTGGCTGGTTTAAAAAATGCAGATATAGATGTTATGGCCAGAACAGAAGAGATCATAAATGCTATTTTGGGTTTTTTAGGCTTTATAATGGTATGTTTAATAATATATAGTGGTTTTATGTGGATGACTTCGACTGGTAATGAAGAAAAAATTACTAAAGCTAAAAATACATTGAAAGCGTCTATTATCGGTTTTGCTATTATTATGCTAGCCTGGGTAATAATTACGGTTGTTTGGGGTGTCTTAGTCGGCGAACCAATTTTTAGTGGAGGTACGGGTGTGACCGGTGGAATAAATGTACCTCACTAA
- a CDS encoding glycosyltransferase — protein MKKISIVVPVYNEEKILEQNILKILDFCQKNLYSHDYQIIIADNNSSDKTGQISQILEKKYLNIKYTYTNNKGKGLAIRTAWNKYPASINCFMDADLATDLSYLKNLIEPIILQKANITIGSRYLTASKIDRSQLRTLLSKINTIIINWVFGLKINDYPCGFKAFDYEIIKNILPNVKNDSWFFDSELLIRSIKLNYKIQEISVEWSDNADKKIRHSRVNLLKTILQYLKETIRLKIQIQ, from the coding sequence ATGAAAAAAATTTCCATTGTCGTCCCTGTTTATAATGAAGAAAAAATTTTAGAACAGAATATTTTGAAAATATTAGATTTCTGTCAGAAAAATTTATATTCTCATGACTATCAAATAATAATTGCTGACAATAATTCGTCAGACAAAACCGGTCAAATTTCTCAAATTTTAGAAAAAAAATACTTAAACATAAAATACACATATACAAACAATAAAGGCAAGGGACTAGCTATCAGAACTGCCTGGAATAAATATCCAGCCAGTATCAATTGTTTTATGGACGCAGACCTGGCAACCGATTTGTCTTATTTAAAAAATTTGATAGAACCTATAATCTTACAAAAGGCTAATATAACTATTGGCTCTAGATATTTAACTGCGTCAAAAATAGATAGGTCACAGTTAAGAACTTTGTTGTCGAAAATAAATACTATAATAATAAATTGGGTTTTTGGTCTTAAAATTAACGATTATCCCTGTGGCTTTAAAGCTTTCGATTATGAAATTATCAAAAATATTTTACCAAACGTAAAAAACGATTCATGGTTCTTTGACTCGGAACTATTAATCCGGTCTATAAAACTTAATTATAAAATACAAGAAATCTCTGTTGAATGGTCTGATAACGCTGATAAAAAGATTCGTCATAGTCGAGTCAATTTACTAAAAACCATTTTACAATATTTAAAAGAAACTATAAGATTAAAAATCCAAATCCAATAA
- a CDS encoding glycosyltransferase family 39 protein, protein MQRIIKKFLDQPIAEKIKYVIIFILLINFGFFVFISIKQILYPYQLDYAEGLELYQATNFDLDTTIYGKLDDPLFVPTNYPPIHIFILSLLVKIFGVNFLAGRTFSFIISILIVFLAYKITFILSNKKTTSLVAALLIYSSQTILVWLSLVRVDPLAVLFSLIGFYLILRYQKSNWLYLSIIFFVLAFFTKHSFISAPVAFIIYLFINKEYKKLIKFTSIFFISLLSGIVVLNLLTQNQFTLHIFKYLTSGSVMDLSMVLFRIHESALIDLLIYLFGGTFLFINLFKNKKSFYLLIIYAIISLFLTFITLVRLGSNTNYFIEIIIFLSICASLFIDDTIKFVTYSNYKNIFVVIISTILIFDLICIPVNLYKNSHVFLNYLKHINLETLKRIDQVNAPIFSENATLSLLTNKGTPIDIFMLSQLDRSNIKKLDDFNNQIVDQKLNLIILETNIFDDSKIINGILGRFNYSTIKLIKNNYLLKEKIGGDCPSCHNYYLFTPKKN, encoded by the coding sequence ATGCAGAGAATTATTAAAAAATTTTTAGACCAACCCATTGCAGAAAAAATAAAATATGTAATTATTTTTATTTTACTGATAAATTTTGGCTTTTTTGTTTTTATATCTATAAAACAAATTTTATATCCATACCAGCTAGACTATGCTGAAGGCTTAGAATTATATCAAGCTACCAATTTTGATCTCGATACAACCATATACGGCAAATTAGATGATCCTCTCTTCGTACCTACTAACTATCCACCGATTCATATCTTTATTTTATCTTTACTCGTCAAAATTTTCGGAGTAAATTTTTTAGCTGGCAGAACCTTTTCCTTTATTATTTCAATTTTAATAGTTTTCTTGGCTTATAAAATTACATTCATTTTATCGAATAAAAAAACCACATCCCTTGTTGCCGCTCTTTTAATTTACTCATCGCAAACTATTCTAGTCTGGTTATCACTCGTTAGGGTTGATCCGCTGGCAGTCCTTTTTAGTTTAATAGGTTTTTATCTCATATTGAGATATCAAAAATCAAACTGGTTATATCTATCAATAATATTTTTTGTTTTAGCTTTTTTTACTAAACACTCATTTATATCCGCTCCGGTCGCTTTTATAATATATTTATTTATTAACAAGGAATATAAAAAACTAATTAAGTTCACCTCGATATTTTTTATTTCCCTTTTATCGGGTATTGTTGTTTTAAATCTACTTACCCAAAACCAATTTACATTGCACATTTTTAAATATTTAACGTCTGGTTCTGTTATGGATTTATCTATGGTTTTATTTAGAATACACGAATCTGCCTTAATTGACCTGTTAATTTATCTATTTGGAGGAACTTTTTTGTTTATTAACTTATTTAAAAATAAAAAATCTTTCTACTTGTTAATTATCTATGCCATTATATCCCTTTTTTTAACATTTATAACGTTAGTTAGACTTGGATCTAATACTAATTATTTTATTGAAATAATAATTTTTCTCTCAATCTGTGCATCTTTATTTATTGACGATACAATTAAATTTGTAACATATAGCAATTATAAAAATATTTTCGTAGTCATTATATCAACTATTTTAATTTTTGATCTTATTTGCATTCCTGTAAATCTTTATAAAAATAGTCATGTTTTTTTAAATTATTTAAAACATATTAATTTGGAAACTTTAAAAAGAATAGATCAAGTTAATGCACCTATTTTCAGTGAAAACGCAACACTATCTTTATTAACAAATAAAGGCACCCCTATAGATATTTTTATGCTTTCTCAGCTCGACAGATCAAATATTAAAAAATTAGATGACTTCAATAATCAAATTGTTGATCAAAAATTAAATCTTATTATCTTAGAAACTAATATATTTGACGACAGTAAAATAATAAATGGAATCTTGGGAAGATTCAATTATTCAACTATTAAATTAATTAAAAATAACTATTTATTGAAAGAAAAAATAGGCGGCGACTGTCCATCTTGTCACAATTATTACCTTTTTACCCCAAAAAAAAATTAA
- a CDS encoding glucose-6-phosphate isomerase family protein — protein sequence MNINFLNVAKHYAARTHEKMQEVLMDPKGKGPIIHYYMIRGGSDQKNITIWEPGTISGEYIKTYGHYHVGQLDENYEIIFGEGVALLQKLATNKKGEMIADVVEEFKAIITKPGQKIYMPPGYGHLLANTGQTYFATVDDSPVNFEEKDPIKFPGHANYELVKKMQGFAYYVVEHENTPALKKNPRYKKILKEDSGNLRVIN from the coding sequence ATGAATATCAATTTTCTTAATGTCGCCAAACACTACGCCGCGCGAACACATGAAAAAATGCAAGAGGTTTTAATGGACCCCAAAGGAAAAGGTCCCATCATTCATTATTATATGATCCGTGGAGGATCTGATCAAAAAAATATCACCATTTGGGAACCCGGCACAATCTCAGGAGAATACATTAAAACTTATGGGCACTACCATGTTGGACAATTGGATGAAAATTATGAAATTATTTTTGGAGAAGGTGTCGCCCTCCTCCAAAAATTAGCTACCAATAAAAAAGGAGAAATGATCGCTGACGTAGTAGAAGAGTTTAAAGCGATTATTACAAAACCAGGACAAAAAATTTATATGCCACCTGGATATGGCCACCTTCTTGCCAATACTGGCCAAACATATTTTGCTACTGTTGACGACAGCCCAGTTAATTTCGAAGAAAAAGACCCAATTAAATTTCCAGGGCATGCAAATTATGAATTAGTCAAAAAAATGCAAGGCTTTGCTTATTATGTTGTTGAACATGAAAACACTCCAGCACTCAAAAAAAATCCACGCTACAAAAAAATCTTAAAAGAAGACTCAGGCAATTTAAGGGTAATAAATTAA
- a CDS encoding YebC/PmpR family DNA-binding transcriptional regulator, with product MSGHSKWHSIKHKKGAADAKRSALFTKLAHTVTIAARQGGGDIDMNPKLSLAVEKAKQANMPKDNIDRAIKRGTGDGSGNQVEEVLYEIFGPGGVGILVQALTNNKNRTVSNLKHILSKYNSTLAAQNSVQWMFELKGVIRLAETEIKDRDDLEMNLIEQGILDIMSEENYLVIYTKMEDLQKIEAWLKNNSYQVEYAEIEWIAKELIEVDVNIEEKLNRLLENLDEDEDISDYYTNVK from the coding sequence ATGTCAGGACACTCAAAATGGCACTCAATCAAGCATAAAAAGGGTGCAGCCGATGCTAAGCGGTCGGCGTTATTTACTAAATTAGCTCATACGGTGACGATTGCTGCTCGTCAAGGTGGCGGAGATATTGATATGAATCCCAAGTTAAGTTTGGCCGTAGAAAAAGCTAAGCAAGCCAATATGCCTAAAGACAATATTGATCGGGCTATTAAACGCGGGACGGGTGATGGTAGTGGTAATCAGGTTGAAGAAGTTTTGTACGAAATTTTTGGCCCAGGTGGCGTTGGTATTTTAGTTCAGGCGTTGACTAATAATAAAAATCGGACCGTATCTAATTTAAAACATATTTTAAGTAAGTATAATTCAACGTTAGCTGCTCAAAATAGTGTTCAGTGGATGTTTGAATTAAAAGGCGTAATTCGGTTAGCCGAGACAGAAATTAAAGATAGAGATGATTTAGAAATGAATTTAATTGAACAGGGAATTTTGGATATTATGAGCGAAGAAAATTATTTAGTTATTTATACTAAAATGGAGGATTTGCAAAAAATTGAAGCTTGGCTTAAAAATAATAGTTATCAAGTTGAATATGCTGAGATTGAATGGATTGCTAAAGAACTTATTGAAGTTGACGTAAACATAGAAGAAAAACTAAATAGATTATTAGAAAATTTAGACGAAGACGAAGATATTAGTGATTATTATACTAATGTGAAATAA
- the ruvC gene encoding crossover junction endodeoxyribonuclease RuvC, translating into MIILGIDPGLATLGYGLIEVDKSELKYLKHGTIETAKNEDHVQRLSQIYDQLSKIIKKYQPEKVAVEELFFCKNTKTALKVGQAVGVVYLCLAQNKLRLESYTPLQVKQAISGYGNANKKQMQDMVKIILKLKSIPQPDDAADGLALALCCAQSLKFKSRIRE; encoded by the coding sequence ATGATTATTTTAGGGATAGATCCAGGTTTGGCGACACTAGGTTATGGTTTAATCGAAGTTGATAAAAGTGAATTAAAATATCTTAAACATGGTACGATTGAAACAGCTAAAAATGAAGATCATGTCCAACGTTTATCTCAAATCTACGATCAATTAAGCAAGATCATAAAAAAATATCAACCAGAAAAGGTAGCTGTTGAAGAGCTATTTTTTTGTAAAAACACAAAAACAGCTTTAAAGGTTGGTCAGGCAGTTGGCGTAGTCTATTTGTGCTTGGCGCAAAATAAATTACGATTAGAGAGTTATACGCCGTTACAAGTTAAACAAGCTATTAGCGGTTACGGTAATGCGAATAAAAAACAGATGCAAGATATGGTGAAAATAATTTTAAAATTAAAATCTATTCCACAACCAGATGATGCGGCCGATGGCTTAGCTTTGGCTTTATGTTGTGCTCAGAGTTTAAAATTTAAAAGTAGAATTAGAGAATAA
- a CDS encoding AAA family ATPase: protein MYLQRLEIKGFKSFANKTRLDFKPGVTCIVGPNGSGKSNLVDALRWGLGEQSLKNLRGKKSTDIIFSGSDKASRQNLAEVSIDIDNPQRQAIDYTNLLITRRIYLNGEGEYLINESKSRLQDILFLLAKISFGQKNYSIISQGEIDSIIKATPQERRDYFNEAVGVKQYQFKQEKAINKLKSVQENLEQTQLTLKEIIPQLTSLTRQVKRLEKREKIEQELESYQTTYYAHLWQQINQQQAKLKINFDNLNQKIDQAQTEFNQAKNKIDQIKIKPTRSQLFDQLQEKYQHIIDLQNQLRQKEFELKSQLIQIPTQNISIQLTPQLLNKIIQDLKNIIEIQDKILSQINQQSLENLQQVLIKNNQQLKILSQQLSPTRDNSAQKELNKKINEQLAKISQDLQTNQDNLKNVQQEISDFNKTQETKNQQLFKQQEELQQKQFELNELNSQLNEVKIDLARIEVRQEDLMREIEQDFVGKNIDQIKKCPATTQPNSEEIKSEIYKLKHQLEIIGGIDPETVQEYTLIKERYDFLNHQVEDLNQAIQSLEKIIKELNQKIKNQFEEKFETINKEFNKFFTSFFDGGKAELILKKEETTTIEENEELDPEFQIGQDIPDETLDSETSKRQTPLDKILKIINQTSYKSIEIHATPPGKKLKNIEMLSGGEKALTSLALICAIISSNPPPFIILDEVDAALDENNSHKFAKILKDLAHKTQFIVITHNRYTMEIGEILYGVTMSQDGISKIVSLKLDDK from the coding sequence ATGTATCTACAAAGACTCGAAATTAAAGGCTTTAAATCTTTTGCTAATAAAACCAGGTTAGATTTTAAACCTGGTGTTACTTGTATTGTCGGACCAAATGGCAGTGGTAAATCTAATTTAGTTGATGCTCTGCGCTGGGGCTTGGGCGAACAAAGTTTAAAAAATTTACGTGGTAAAAAATCGACTGACATTATTTTTTCTGGTTCCGACAAGGCTAGTCGCCAAAATTTGGCTGAAGTTTCAATTGATATTGATAATCCTCAGCGCCAAGCTATTGATTATACTAATTTATTAATTACACGACGTATTTATCTTAATGGTGAGGGAGAATATTTAATTAATGAATCTAAATCACGTTTACAGGATATTTTGTTTTTATTAGCTAAAATAAGTTTTGGTCAAAAAAATTACAGCATTATCAGCCAGGGTGAAATAGATTCTATTATTAAAGCTACCCCGCAAGAAAGACGTGATTATTTTAACGAAGCTGTTGGTGTAAAACAATATCAATTTAAACAAGAAAAAGCCATTAATAAATTAAAAAGTGTCCAAGAAAATTTAGAACAAACTCAATTAACCTTAAAAGAAATTATTCCCCAATTAACTTCCCTAACTCGCCAGGTTAAACGTTTGGAAAAAAGAGAAAAAATCGAACAAGAGCTGGAAAGCTACCAAACAACTTACTATGCTCATTTGTGGCAACAAATTAACCAACAACAAGCTAAGTTGAAAATAAATTTTGATAATTTAAATCAAAAAATCGATCAGGCTCAAACTGAATTCAATCAGGCTAAAAACAAGATTGACCAAATTAAAATCAAACCAACACGCTCACAACTTTTTGATCAGCTTCAAGAGAAATATCAACATATTATTGATTTACAAAATCAGCTTCGCCAAAAAGAATTTGAATTAAAATCACAGCTAATCCAAATTCCAACTCAAAATATTTCGATCCAACTAACACCTCAACTTTTAAATAAAATTATTCAAGATTTAAAAAATATTATTGAAATTCAAGATAAAATTTTAAGCCAAATTAACCAACAAAGCTTAGAAAATCTTCAACAGGTTTTAATTAAAAATAATCAACAGCTTAAAATTTTAAGTCAACAGCTTTCGCCAACCAGAGACAATTCGGCTCAAAAAGAATTAAATAAAAAAATTAATGAGCAACTAGCTAAAATTAGTCAGGATTTGCAAACCAATCAAGATAATTTAAAAAATGTTCAACAGGAAATTAGTGATTTTAATAAAACCCAAGAAACTAAAAATCAACAGCTTTTTAAACAACAAGAAGAACTCCAACAAAAACAATTTGAACTTAATGAACTTAATAGTCAGCTCAATGAAGTTAAAATAGACTTGGCGCGCATTGAAGTTAGACAAGAAGATTTAATGCGTGAAATTGAACAAGATTTTGTTGGTAAAAATATTGATCAGATTAAAAAGTGCCCAGCAACAACTCAACCCAACTCGGAAGAAATCAAAAGTGAAATTTATAAATTAAAACACCAATTAGAAATTATTGGTGGTATCGACCCAGAAACCGTTCAAGAATATACTTTAATTAAAGAACGTTATGATTTTTTAAATCATCAAGTTGAAGATCTTAACCAGGCCATCCAATCTTTAGAAAAAATTATTAAAGAATTAAATCAAAAAATTAAAAATCAATTTGAAGAAAAATTTGAAACTATTAATAAAGAGTTTAACAAATTTTTTACTAGCTTTTTTGATGGTGGTAAAGCTGAATTAATTCTTAAAAAGGAAGAGACGACCACTATAGAAGAAAATGAAGAACTCGATCCTGAATTTCAAATCGGCCAAGATATACCCGACGAAACACTCGATTCCGAAACTAGTAAAAGGCAAACTCCATTAGATAAAATCTTAAAAATCATCAATCAAACCAGCTATAAATCAATCGAAATTCACGCCACTCCGCCAGGAAAAAAATTAAAAAATATTGAAATGCTCTCTGGTGGAGAAAAAGCCTTAACTTCTTTGGCTTTAATTTGCGCCATTATCTCATCTAATCCACCACCTTTTATAATTTTGGACGAAGTTGACGCGGCCTTAGATGAAAACAATTCTCATAAATTTGCTAAAATCTTAAAAGATTTAGCCCATAAAACTCAGTTTATTGTTATTACCCACAATCGTTATACTATGGAAATCGGCGAAATTCTTTATGGTGTAACCATGAGCCAAGATGGTATTTCTAAAATTGTGAGTTTAAAACTAGACGATAAATAA
- the rnc gene encoding ribonuclease III yields the protein MKKYNLLEKQLNIKFKQDFLLIQALTHRSYLNENNNFELNHNERLEFLGDAVLELIVTEFLFKKYDNPEGDLTNWRSSLVNSKMLAQVANKLKINDFLLLGRGEAKDKNSKARESILANAMEALIGAIYLDQGIKIVSQFIQKNILIELPYILKNKLYIDPKTRLQEITQEKFEITPSYKIIQEHGPDHAKKFEMGVYLKNFLMAQAIGSSKQEAEVQAAEKALKKQAWQNYI from the coding sequence ATGAAAAAATATAATCTTTTAGAAAAACAATTAAATATTAAATTTAAACAAGACTTTCTACTAATTCAAGCCCTAACTCACCGTTCTTATTTAAATGAAAATAATAATTTCGAACTTAACCACAATGAACGCTTGGAATTTTTAGGCGATGCTGTTTTGGAATTAATTGTAACTGAATTTTTATTTAAAAAATATGATAATCCAGAGGGTGATCTTACCAACTGGCGTTCAAGTTTAGTTAATTCTAAAATGCTGGCTCAAGTGGCTAATAAATTAAAAATTAATGATTTTTTATTATTGGGCAGGGGCGAGGCTAAAGATAAAAATTCCAAAGCCCGCGAATCTATTTTAGCCAATGCTATGGAAGCTTTAATCGGCGCCATCTATCTTGACCAAGGAATTAAAATCGTTAGTCAATTTATCCAAAAAAATATTCTAATTGAATTGCCTTATATTTTAAAAAATAAACTCTACATTGATCCTAAAACGCGTCTACAAGAAATCACTCAAGAAAAATTTGAAATTACCCCTAGCTATAAAATAATTCAAGAACACGGACCAGACCACGCTAAAAAATTTGAAATGGGTGTTTATCTTAAAAACTTTTTAATGGCTCAAGCTATCGGCTCAAGCAAACAGGAAGCTGAAGTTCAAGCTGCCGAAAAAGCGCTCAAGAAACAAGCTTGGCAAAATTATATTTAA
- the nusB gene encoding transcription antitermination factor NusB, whose translation MSHRHLSRSVVMQSLYEWDFNNQQGNPTDLLKKDLTEFAPTLEEKNNFALDLLQGIIEHLKELDAQIVKYAPEWPLEQITIIDRNVLRIGIYELMYDKTIPPKVAINEAIELAKNFGGSSSGKFVNGVLGSIYRDLQENNPQLDEKI comes from the coding sequence ATGTCTCATCGTCATTTATCTCGCAGTGTCGTTATGCAATCTCTCTATGAGTGGGACTTTAATAATCAACAAGGCAACCCGACTGACTTACTTAAAAAAGATTTAACTGAATTTGCACCGACCCTTGAAGAAAAAAATAATTTCGCGCTTGATTTATTGCAAGGCATTATTGAACACCTAAAAGAATTAGATGCCCAAATTGTTAAATATGCTCCCGAATGGCCATTAGAACAAATTACAATTATCGATCGTAATGTTTTAAGAATTGGTATTTATGAATTAATGTACGACAAGACTATTCCGCCCAAAGTCGCTATTAATGAAGCTATTGAATTGGCAAAAAATTTTGGTGGATCGTCTTCGGGTAAATTTGTTAACGGTGTTTTGGGTAGTATTTACCGTGATTTACAAGAAAATAATCCTCAACTAGATGAAAAAATATAA
- the rpmF gene encoding 50S ribosomal protein L32: protein MSVPKQKKTSSQRKQRAQHLKLKPTKLTSCPKCQHPVKPHHVCKFCGTYADKKILDIKLKKLSKNEKAEVKNLDKKNTPAKKKK, encoded by the coding sequence ATGTCTGTACCCAAACAAAAGAAAACTTCATCTCAACGTAAACAACGCGCTCAACATTTAAAACTCAAACCAACTAAATTAACTTCGTGTCCTAAATGCCAACACCCAGTTAAACCACATCATGTTTGTAAATTTTGTGGCACTTATGCCGACAAAAAAATTCTGGACATTAAATTAAAAAAGCTCTCCAAAAACGAAAAAGCTGAAGTTAAAAATTTAGATAAAAAAAATACTCCCGCAAAAAAGAAGAAATAA